In the genome of Pseudomonas putida, one region contains:
- a CDS encoding SPOR domain-containing protein, translating into MAVLDKGIKQRMVGALVLVALAVIFLPMLFTREDEMRQVRVEAPEAPAMPSLPQVQVEPVQVPEPQPLPEVSAPVAEQPPVVVNESSAPMTTPSQPIAPAPVQAPAPKPAPAPTQKVETRPAAAASAPAASAPKPAAPSKVDVNGLPVSWSIQLASLSNRAGADNLQKTLRSQGYNAYIRSADGMNRVYVGPLIERTEAERLRDVINRQHNLKGFVVRFQPERN; encoded by the coding sequence ATGGCAGTGCTGGATAAAGGGATTAAGCAGCGCATGGTGGGTGCGTTGGTGCTGGTGGCGCTGGCGGTTATATTCCTGCCGATGCTGTTCACCCGCGAAGACGAGATGCGCCAAGTGCGTGTCGAGGCGCCCGAGGCGCCCGCCATGCCGAGCCTGCCGCAGGTTCAGGTCGAGCCTGTGCAGGTGCCTGAGCCCCAGCCACTGCCCGAAGTGTCGGCGCCGGTGGCGGAGCAGCCACCTGTGGTGGTCAATGAATCCAGCGCGCCGATGACCACGCCGAGCCAGCCGATCGCACCAGCCCCCGTCCAGGCGCCGGCGCCCAAACCTGCGCCTGCACCAACACAGAAGGTCGAGACTCGCCCGGCTGCAGCCGCGTCCGCGCCCGCAGCCAGCGCCCCCAAGCCGGCTGCACCGTCCAAGGTCGACGTCAATGGTTTGCCGGTGAGCTGGTCGATCCAATTGGCCAGCCTTTCCAATCGGGCGGGCGCCGATAACCTGCAGAAAACCCTGCGTAGCCAGGGCTACAACGCCTACATTCGTTCTGCCGATGGTATGAACCGCGTCTACGTCGGGCCACTGATCGAACGGACCGAGGCCGAGCGTCTGCGGGATGTGATCAACCGCCAGCACAACCTCAAGGGGTTCGTGGTGCGCTTCCAGCCAGAGCGCAATTGA
- a CDS encoding CvpA family protein produces the protein MAFTWVDWAIIAIIAISSLISLKRGFVKEALSLLIWIIAGAVAWMFGGSLSQYLESYIQTPSARIIAGCAILFVATLLVGAMINFLIGELIRVTGLSGTDRFLGMAFGAARGALLVVVAIGLLSLGPVQQDPWWQESRLIPQFLLVADWSKNLILGFTGQWMSSGISAPADLPFKEQLLGPTRP, from the coding sequence GTGGCATTTACCTGGGTCGATTGGGCGATCATCGCGATCATCGCCATTTCCTCACTGATCAGTCTCAAGCGCGGCTTCGTCAAGGAAGCCTTGTCTCTGCTCATCTGGATCATTGCCGGTGCGGTTGCCTGGATGTTCGGCGGCTCCCTTTCGCAGTATCTTGAAAGCTATATCCAGACGCCTTCGGCGCGCATCATCGCCGGCTGCGCCATTCTTTTCGTCGCCACCTTGCTGGTGGGGGCAATGATCAACTTCCTCATCGGTGAGCTGATCCGCGTGACCGGGCTGTCCGGCACCGATCGTTTCCTCGGCATGGCCTTCGGGGCCGCGCGCGGGGCCTTGCTGGTGGTGGTGGCCATCGGGCTGTTGAGCCTGGGGCCTGTGCAACAGGATCCGTGGTGGCAGGAGTCTCGCCTGATACCACAGTTTCTATTGGTCGCGGACTGGTCCAAGAACCTGATCCTGGGGTTCACCGGTCAATGGATGTCCAGTGGGATCAGCGCACCGGCTGATCTTCCGTTCAAGGAACAGTTGCTCGGGCCCACCAGGCCTTGA
- the purF gene encoding amidophosphoribosyltransferase yields MCGIVGIVGKSNVNQALYDALTVLQHRGQDAAGIVTSHDGRLFLRKDNGLVRDVFQQRHMQRLVGHMGIGHVRYPTAGSSTSAEAQPFYVNSPYGITLAHNGNLTNVEQLAKEIYESDLRHVNTNSDSEVLLNVFAHELAVRGKLQPTEDDVFAAVSHVHSRCVGGYAVVAMITGYGIVGFRDPNGIRPVVFGQRHTDEGVEYMIASESVALDVLGFTLIRDLAPGEAVYITEEGQLFTKQCANDPKLQPCIFEHVYLARPDSIMDGVSVYKARLRMGEKLAEKIQRERPDHDIDVVIPIPDTSRTAALELANHLGVKFREGFVKNRYIGRTFIMPGQAARKKSVRQKLNAIELEFRGKNVMLVDDSIVRGTTCKQIIQMAREAGAKNVYFCSAAPAVRYPNVYGIDMPSAHELIAHNRTTEQVAELIGADWLVYQDLPDLIESVGGGKIKIEHFDCAVFNGEYVTGDIDEAYLERIEQQRNDLAKVKNQAVSAIIDLYNN; encoded by the coding sequence ATGTGTGGCATCGTCGGTATCGTCGGTAAGTCGAACGTCAATCAGGCGCTGTATGACGCGCTAACCGTGCTCCAGCACCGCGGCCAGGACGCTGCCGGTATCGTGACCAGCCACGACGGCCGGTTGTTCCTGCGCAAGGATAACGGCCTGGTGCGTGATGTTTTCCAGCAGCGCCACATGCAGCGCCTGGTTGGCCACATGGGCATTGGCCATGTCCGTTACCCGACTGCGGGCAGCTCCACCTCGGCCGAGGCGCAACCGTTCTACGTCAACTCGCCTTATGGCATCACCCTGGCGCACAACGGTAACCTGACCAACGTCGAGCAGTTGGCCAAGGAGATCTACGAATCGGATCTGCGCCATGTCAACACCAACTCCGACTCGGAAGTGCTGCTGAACGTGTTCGCCCATGAGCTGGCCGTGCGCGGCAAGCTGCAGCCGACCGAGGACGACGTGTTCGCCGCGGTCTCCCACGTGCACAGCCGCTGTGTGGGTGGCTACGCCGTGGTTGCGATGATCACAGGCTACGGCATCGTCGGCTTCCGTGACCCCAACGGTATCCGTCCGGTCGTATTCGGCCAGCGTCATACCGACGAGGGCGTCGAGTACATGATCGCCTCCGAAAGCGTCGCCCTGGACGTGCTTGGCTTCACCCTGATCCGTGACCTGGCGCCGGGCGAAGCGGTGTACATCACCGAGGAAGGCCAGCTGTTCACCAAACAGTGCGCCAACGATCCGAAGCTTCAGCCGTGCATCTTCGAGCACGTCTACCTGGCGCGTCCGGACTCGATCATGGACGGCGTCTCGGTGTACAAGGCGCGTCTGCGCATGGGTGAAAAGCTGGCCGAGAAGATCCAGCGCGAGCGCCCTGACCACGACATCGATGTGGTCATCCCGATCCCGGACACCAGCCGTACCGCTGCCCTGGAGCTGGCCAACCACCTGGGCGTGAAGTTCCGCGAAGGTTTCGTCAAGAACCGTTACATCGGCCGCACCTTCATCATGCCCGGCCAGGCTGCACGCAAGAAATCGGTGCGCCAGAAGCTCAACGCCATCGAGTTGGAATTCCGCGGCAAGAACGTGATGCTGGTGGACGATTCCATCGTGCGTGGCACCACCTGCAAGCAGATCATCCAGATGGCCCGCGAAGCCGGCGCCAAGAATGTCTACTTCTGCTCCGCGGCCCCCGCGGTGCGCTACCCCAACGTCTACGGCATCGACATGCCGAGCGCTCACGAATTGATCGCCCACAACCGTACCACCGAACAGGTGGCCGAGTTGATCGGCGCCGACTGGCTGGTCTACCAGGACCTGCCTGACCTGATCGAATCGGTCGGTGGCGGCAAGATCAAGATCGAGCATTTCGATTGCGCGGTGTTCAATGGTGAATACGTCACCGGCGACATCGACGAAGCCTACCTTGAGCGTATCGAGCAGCAGCGCAACGATCTGGCCAAGGTCAAAAATCAGGCTGTCAGCGCGATCATCGACCTCTACAACAACTGA
- a CDS encoding O-succinylhomoserine sulfhydrylase, producing MTDQWDAGRLDSDLEGVGFDTLAVRAGQNRTPEAEHSEALFLTSSYVFRTAADAAARFAGETPGNVYSRYTNPSVRAFEERLAAMEGAEQAVGTSTGMAAILAVVMSLCSAGDHVLVSQSVFGSTISLFEKYFKRFGVQVDYVPLVDLNGWEKAIKANTKLLIVESPSNPLAELVDIAALAEIAHARGAMLVVDNCFSTPALQQPLKLGADIVFHSATKFIDGQGRCMGGVVAGRSEQMKEVVGFLRTAGPTLSPFNAWIFTKGLETLKLRMRAHCESAQALAEWLEKQEGVEKVHYAGLTSHPQHELAKRQMSGFGAVVSFEVKGGKEGAWRFIDATRVISITTNLGDSKTTIAHPATTSHGRLTPQEREAAGIRDSLIRVAVGLEDVADLQADLARGLAAL from the coding sequence ATGACCGATCAATGGGATGCCGGTCGACTGGACAGTGACCTCGAGGGTGTCGGTTTCGACACCCTGGCGGTGCGCGCCGGTCAGAACCGTACACCGGAAGCCGAACACAGCGAAGCGCTGTTCCTGACGTCCAGCTATGTCTTCCGCACCGCCGCCGACGCGGCTGCGCGGTTTGCTGGCGAAACGCCCGGTAATGTCTATTCGCGTTACACCAACCCGTCCGTGCGCGCCTTCGAGGAACGTCTGGCGGCCATGGAAGGTGCCGAGCAGGCTGTGGGCACCTCCACCGGCATGGCGGCGATCCTGGCCGTGGTGATGTCCCTGTGCAGTGCCGGTGACCATGTCCTGGTGTCGCAGAGTGTGTTCGGCTCGACCATCAGCCTGTTCGAGAAGTACTTCAAGCGTTTCGGCGTGCAGGTGGATTACGTGCCGCTGGTCGACCTCAACGGTTGGGAAAAGGCCATCAAGGCCAACACCAAGCTGTTGATCGTCGAGTCGCCGTCCAACCCGCTGGCTGAACTGGTCGATATCGCTGCACTGGCCGAGATTGCCCACGCCCGTGGCGCGATGCTGGTCGTGGACAACTGTTTCAGTACCCCTGCATTGCAGCAGCCGCTCAAGCTCGGCGCCGACATCGTGTTCCACTCCGCGACCAAGTTCATCGATGGCCAGGGCCGTTGCATGGGTGGCGTGGTGGCCGGACGCAGCGAGCAGATGAAAGAAGTGGTGGGTTTTCTGCGTACCGCTGGCCCAACGCTCAGCCCCTTCAACGCCTGGATCTTCACCAAAGGCCTGGAAACGCTCAAGCTGCGTATGCGCGCCCACTGCGAGAGCGCCCAGGCGCTGGCCGAGTGGCTGGAGAAGCAAGAGGGCGTGGAGAAGGTTCACTACGCCGGCCTGACGAGTCATCCGCAACACGAACTGGCCAAGCGCCAGATGAGTGGCTTCGGCGCGGTGGTCAGCTTCGAGGTCAAGGGCGGCAAAGAGGGCGCCTGGCGCTTCATCGATGCGACCCGGGTGATCTCCATCACCACCAACCTGGGTGACAGCAAGACCACCATCGCCCACCCTGCGACTACCTCCCACGGGCGTCTTACGCCGCAGGAACGTGAAGCAGCGGGCATCCGCGACAGCCTGATTCGTGTCGCTGTCGGCCTGGAAGATGTGGCTGACCTACAAGCCGACCTGGCCCGCGGTCTGGCGGCGCTGTGA
- a CDS encoding SDR family oxidoreductase: MIDWKGGEPDHNGRVALVTGAARGIGLGIAAWLICEGWQVVLSDLDRARGSKVAKALGDNAWFVSMDVADEAQVSAGVSEVLAQFGRLDALVCNAAIANPHNQTLESLSLAQWSRVLAVNLNGPMLLAKHCAPYLRAHGGAIVNLTSTRARQSEPDSEAYAASKGGLLALTHALAMSLGPEIRVNAVSPGWIDARDPSQRRAEPLTEADHAQHPAGRVGTVEDVAALVAWLLSRQAGFVTGQEFVVDGGMSRKMIYT, translated from the coding sequence GTGATCGACTGGAAGGGCGGTGAGCCGGACCACAATGGTCGGGTAGCCCTGGTCACCGGTGCCGCTCGCGGCATCGGCCTGGGCATCGCCGCCTGGCTGATCTGCGAGGGCTGGCAGGTGGTGCTCAGCGACCTGGACCGCGCGCGGGGTTCGAAGGTGGCCAAGGCCTTGGGCGACAATGCCTGGTTCGTATCCATGGATGTCGCCGACGAGGCACAGGTCAGCGCTGGCGTTTCCGAGGTACTGGCGCAGTTCGGTCGCCTGGATGCCTTGGTATGCAATGCCGCCATCGCCAATCCACACAACCAGACCCTCGAGAGCCTGTCGCTGGCTCAGTGGAGCAGGGTACTGGCGGTCAACCTGAATGGGCCGATGCTGTTGGCCAAGCACTGTGCGCCTTATCTGCGCGCCCATGGCGGGGCCATCGTCAATCTGACCTCCACCCGTGCCCGACAGTCAGAGCCGGACTCCGAGGCTTACGCAGCGAGCAAGGGTGGCCTGTTGGCGCTGACCCATGCATTGGCCATGAGTCTTGGGCCGGAGATTCGCGTCAATGCGGTCAGCCCTGGCTGGATCGACGCCCGGGATCCTTCCCAGCGTCGTGCCGAACCGCTGACCGAGGCCGACCATGCCCAGCATCCGGCGGGCAGGGTGGGGACGGTGGAGGATGTCGCGGCGCTGGTGGCGTGGCTACTGTCGCGCCAGGCGGGGTTCGTCACCGGCCAGGAATTCGTGGTCGATGGCGGCATGAGCCGCAAGATGATCTACACCTGA
- a CDS encoding DUF2242 domain-containing protein, whose product MSRTSVFGALGLALVLAGVSGCSSKKPAIYEHENFDDSGTFSRSFPVSEAGSCEAARRALLSQGYIITSSGANQIAGNKSFQQNAENHLQISFNITCVPDSGDEQRSTMFANALQDRYALKKSNTSASLGVGVLGSVSMPIGSTDDSMVKVASETVTAPQFYERYFALVESYLPKPKKVKKAQPKVEAPKPEKPAADLGLPEQASAQPVSAPLAASAPTSAPESVPAPAPVAAPLAVEAPAAITAPASEVPAAPVVDDSQGSQPVAPPAEPAPIQVQQAVPVTEAAPAPL is encoded by the coding sequence ATGTCCAGAACCTCCGTCTTCGGTGCGCTCGGGCTAGCCCTTGTGCTGGCGGGCGTATCCGGTTGCTCCTCGAAGAAGCCTGCGATCTACGAGCACGAGAACTTCGACGACTCGGGCACCTTTTCGCGCAGCTTCCCGGTCAGCGAAGCCGGCTCGTGCGAGGCGGCCCGGCGCGCGCTGCTCAGCCAGGGTTACATCATCACCAGCAGCGGTGCCAACCAGATCGCGGGTAACAAGAGCTTCCAGCAGAACGCCGAGAACCACCTGCAGATCAGCTTCAACATCACCTGCGTCCCGGACAGCGGTGATGAGCAGCGCTCTACCATGTTCGCCAACGCCTTGCAGGACCGTTATGCGCTGAAGAAGTCCAACACCTCCGCCAGCCTTGGCGTCGGTGTCCTGGGCTCGGTGTCCATGCCTATCGGTTCGACCGACGACTCCATGGTCAAGGTGGCCAGCGAGACCGTCACCGCACCGCAGTTCTACGAACGCTATTTCGCCTTGGTCGAAAGTTACCTGCCAAAGCCTAAAAAGGTGAAAAAAGCCCAGCCCAAGGTCGAGGCGCCCAAGCCAGAAAAGCCAGCTGCCGATTTGGGCTTGCCAGAGCAGGCTTCGGCACAGCCCGTGTCCGCGCCACTGGCAGCCAGTGCACCCACTTCGGCCCCTGAATCCGTACCGGCCCCTGCTCCGGTAGCCGCCCCGCTCGCAGTCGAAGCGCCTGCGGCCATCACGGCTCCTGCCAGTGAAGTGCCGGCGGCGCCCGTGGTCGATGATAGCCAGGGCTCGCAGCCTGTCGCCCCGCCCGCCGAGCCTGCACCGATTCAGGTGCAACAGGCGGTGCCAGTGACCGAGGCGGCTCCTGCCCCCCTGTAA